From Actinomyces sp. oral taxon 171 str. F0337, one genomic window encodes:
- a CDS encoding LutC/YkgG family protein — MDAKSAILARARDAISRSQTRPVGPIPRNYIRSGENPPGSKPVVDEMIEKLEDYSAEVIVAPKDAAILDAIDELLGEARSVVVPAGLPEAYKEAAARNGRTVVEDSRQEAIATLDLNEIDAVLTCSRVGISISGTIVLDGEPDQGRRAISLVPDKHVVVLERESIMPTVPQAVDVLGEHPTRPMTWIAGGSATSDIELVRVNGVHGPRNLRVVIAH; from the coding sequence ATGGATGCGAAGTCCGCGATCCTGGCCCGCGCCCGCGACGCGATCTCGCGGTCCCAGACCCGACCGGTGGGGCCGATCCCGCGCAACTACATCCGCTCCGGTGAGAATCCCCCCGGCTCCAAGCCCGTGGTCGACGAGATGATCGAGAAGCTCGAGGACTACTCGGCCGAGGTCATCGTCGCCCCCAAGGACGCCGCGATCCTGGATGCCATTGACGAGCTGCTCGGTGAGGCGCGCTCCGTCGTCGTCCCCGCGGGACTGCCCGAGGCCTACAAGGAGGCGGCCGCCCGCAACGGCCGCACCGTGGTGGAGGACTCCCGCCAGGAGGCCATCGCCACCCTCGACCTCAATGAGATCGACGCCGTGCTGACCTGCTCGCGTGTGGGCATCTCGATCTCGGGGACGATCGTCCTCGACGGAGAGCCGGACCAGGGGCGCCGGGCCATCTCACTGGTGCCGGACAAGCACGTCGTGGTTCTGGAGCGCGAGTCGATCATGCCGACGGTGCCGCAGGCCGTCGACGTCCTGGGCGAGCACCCCACGCGCCCGATGACGTGGATCGCCGGCGGCTCGGCCACCAGCGACATCGAGCTCGTGCGCGTCAACGGCGTGCACGGCCCGCGCAACCTGCGCGTCGTCATCGCCCACTGA
- a CDS encoding LutB/LldF family L-lactate oxidation iron-sulfur protein, whose protein sequence is MTQVFLGMPHTGGWRTEVEQPEDTLRWGPTFPEGAHKTLANTQMRRNLGHATRTIRSKRADRVAEMPDWEDLRNAAEAVKFEVASRMPELLEQFEANVTARGGIVHWARDAAEANRIITDIIASKGVDDVVKVKSMATQETNLNEYLADRGITAHETDLAEMIVQLADDMPSHIVVPAIHRNRSEVRGIFLDRMDDAPADLSDDPQELTAAARSHLRNKFLHASVAVSGTNMGVAETGTVSIYESEGNGRMCLTLPDTLITLMGIEKLVPRFQDVEIFSQLLPRSATGERMNPYTSMWTGVTEGDGPKEFHLVLMDNGRTKTLADPVGRQALACIRCGSCMNICPVYQHTGGHAYGSVYPGPIGSIITPQLTQGLADDDPVHTLPFASSLCGACGEVCPVKIDIPTILVHLRARSVDVKRRVVPDVWDVAMNVSAPVMSKSSLWEAASQTVKASALLGGKEGKIGALPFPASLWTGARDLPVAPSETFRQWWRRTHPEGETPLSQVPGTRVGRGHPDGFPADPPLPPGEPVSGSASADGEPAPAALDARSAIINPEPITPEASATQAPAGSTSEEEL, encoded by the coding sequence ATGACACAGGTATTTCTGGGCATGCCCCACACGGGCGGCTGGCGCACCGAGGTCGAGCAGCCCGAGGACACGCTGCGCTGGGGACCCACCTTCCCCGAGGGCGCGCACAAGACGCTGGCCAACACCCAGATGCGCCGCAACCTGGGCCACGCCACGCGCACCATCCGCTCCAAGCGCGCCGACCGCGTGGCCGAGATGCCCGACTGGGAAGACCTGCGCAACGCCGCGGAGGCCGTCAAGTTCGAGGTCGCCTCGCGCATGCCCGAGCTGCTGGAGCAGTTCGAGGCCAACGTGACCGCCCGCGGCGGAATCGTCCACTGGGCGCGTGACGCCGCCGAGGCCAACCGGATCATCACCGACATCATCGCCTCCAAGGGCGTCGACGACGTCGTCAAGGTCAAGTCGATGGCCACCCAGGAGACGAACCTCAACGAGTACCTGGCCGACCGGGGCATCACCGCCCACGAGACGGACCTGGCCGAGATGATCGTCCAGCTCGCCGACGACATGCCCTCGCACATCGTGGTGCCCGCCATCCACCGCAACCGCTCCGAGGTGCGCGGCATCTTCCTGGACCGCATGGATGACGCCCCGGCGGATCTCTCCGACGACCCGCAGGAGCTCACGGCCGCGGCCCGCTCACACCTGCGCAACAAGTTCCTGCACGCCTCGGTGGCCGTCTCCGGCACGAACATGGGTGTGGCCGAGACCGGTACGGTCTCGATCTACGAGTCCGAGGGCAACGGACGCATGTGCCTGACCCTGCCGGACACGCTCATCACCCTCATGGGGATCGAGAAGCTGGTGCCCCGGTTCCAGGACGTGGAGATCTTCTCCCAGCTCCTGCCGCGCTCGGCCACCGGTGAGCGCATGAACCCCTACACCTCCATGTGGACAGGTGTCACCGAGGGCGACGGCCCCAAGGAGTTCCACCTGGTGCTTATGGACAACGGGCGCACCAAGACCCTGGCCGACCCGGTGGGCCGCCAGGCCCTGGCCTGCATCCGCTGCGGATCGTGCATGAACATCTGCCCCGTCTACCAGCACACCGGTGGGCACGCCTACGGCTCGGTCTACCCCGGCCCGATCGGCTCGATCATCACCCCCCAGCTCACGCAGGGGCTGGCCGACGACGACCCGGTCCACACCCTGCCCTTCGCCTCCTCCCTGTGCGGGGCCTGCGGTGAGGTGTGCCCGGTCAAGATCGACATCCCCACGATCCTCGTCCACCTGCGGGCCCGCTCCGTGGACGTCAAGCGCCGCGTGGTGCCGGACGTGTGGGACGTGGCCATGAACGTCTCAGCCCCGGTGATGTCGAAGAGCTCGCTGTGGGAGGCCGCCTCGCAGACGGTCAAGGCCTCGGCGCTTCTGGGCGGCAAGGAGGGCAAGATCGGCGCTCTGCCCTTCCCGGCCTCCCTATGGACCGGGGCGCGCGACCTGCCGGTGGCCCCCTCGGAGACCTTCCGCCAGTGGTGGCGGCGCACCCACCCCGAGGGCGAGACCCCCCTGAGCCAGGTCCCCGGCACCCGGGTCGGCCGCGGCCACCCGGACGGCTTCCCGGCCGATCCGCCACTGCCTCCCGGCGAGCCGGTGTCCGGCAGCGCGAGCGCCGACGGCGAGCCCGCCCCGGCCGCGCTGGACGCACGCTCAGCCATCATCAACCCTGAGCCGATCACCCCGGAGGCATCCGCCACCCAGGCCCCGGCCGGCTCGACCAGCGAGGAGGAGCTGTGA
- a CDS encoding (Fe-S)-binding protein produces MRIALFATCLADTMFPQAAQATVTILERLGHQVCFPEGQVCCGQMHANTGYFKQAAKITRNHVDTFSPVLDGEWDAIVIPSGSCTGAARHEQGLVAEHVGDTALAKRVEQIAAHTYDLSELLIDVLGTEDVGAYFPHTVTYHPTCHSLRVAKVADRPYRLLKAVEALTLIDLPDAEVCCGFGGTFSMKNSETSTAMLADKMSNVMSTRAEVLCAGDYSCLMHIGGGLSRVNSGVRIMHLAEILASTKDTPFEGNISFAPKHVQHTSSSQHTQAVAR; encoded by the coding sequence GTGCGAATCGCCCTTTTCGCCACCTGTCTTGCGGACACCATGTTCCCGCAGGCAGCGCAGGCAACCGTCACCATCCTGGAGCGCCTCGGCCACCAGGTCTGCTTCCCGGAGGGACAGGTCTGCTGCGGCCAGATGCACGCCAACACCGGCTACTTCAAGCAGGCCGCCAAGATCACGCGCAACCACGTGGACACCTTCTCCCCCGTCCTCGACGGCGAGTGGGACGCCATCGTCATCCCCTCGGGCTCGTGCACCGGCGCGGCCCGCCACGAGCAGGGCCTCGTGGCCGAGCACGTGGGCGACACGGCCCTGGCCAAGCGGGTCGAGCAGATCGCTGCCCACACCTACGACCTCAGCGAGCTGCTCATCGATGTGCTGGGCACCGAGGACGTGGGCGCCTACTTCCCCCACACAGTCACCTACCACCCCACCTGCCACTCGCTGCGCGTCGCCAAGGTCGCCGACCGCCCCTACCGCCTCCTCAAGGCCGTCGAGGCCCTCACCCTCATCGACCTGCCCGACGCCGAGGTCTGCTGCGGATTCGGTGGCACCTTCTCCATGAAGAACTCCGAGACCTCCACCGCGATGCTCGCCGACAAGATGAGCAACGTGATGTCCACGCGCGCCGAGGTCCTGTGCGCCGGCGACTACTCCTGCCTCATGCACATCGGCGGTGGCCTCTCCCGCGTCAACTCCGGGGTGCGCATCATGCACCTGGCCGAGATCCTGGCCTCCACCAAGGACACGCCCTTCGAGGGCAACATCTCCTTCGCCCCCAAGCACGTCCAGCACACCAGTAGCTCTCAGCACACACAGGCGGTGGCACGATGA
- a CDS encoding GAP family protein: MEHATTLAGLALLDSTSLGTLIIPIALVVRSRRVDRGPMTIYLTTVCLVYLGLGIALVAGFDLIGSTAARLARTETAQWATLVIGVVLAGFGILGPDPAKPEPGTDSLGSRPTPASAGAMVVLGLGASLAEAATMVPYIAATGIIASSPEAWPVRIVTLILYCLVMIAPALVLLVLADTLGQRFLPKLARIAPRLEYEAKVTLLWVAAILGLHLAGRSAGALGLLG, encoded by the coding sequence ATGGAACACGCCACCACACTCGCAGGACTCGCCCTGCTGGACTCCACCAGCCTGGGCACGCTGATCATCCCGATCGCTCTCGTCGTGCGCAGCCGTCGCGTGGACCGCGGGCCGATGACCATCTACCTGACCACCGTGTGCCTGGTGTACCTCGGCCTCGGGATCGCCCTGGTGGCCGGCTTCGACCTCATCGGCTCCACCGCGGCACGCCTGGCCCGCACCGAGACGGCACAGTGGGCGACCCTTGTCATCGGTGTGGTGCTGGCGGGCTTCGGCATCCTCGGCCCCGACCCGGCCAAGCCCGAGCCCGGAACGGATTCTCTGGGAAGCCGACCCACCCCCGCCTCGGCCGGGGCGATGGTCGTGCTGGGACTGGGAGCCTCACTCGCCGAAGCCGCCACCATGGTTCCCTACATCGCGGCGACCGGGATCATCGCCTCCTCACCAGAGGCTTGGCCGGTACGGATCGTCACCTTGATCCTGTACTGCCTGGTCATGATCGCACCCGCCCTCGTCCTGCTCGTCCTGGCCGATACGCTGGGGCAGCGTTTTCTACCCAAGCTGGCCAGAATCGCCCCCAGGCTGGAGTACGAGGCCAAGGTCACTCTCCTGTGGGTCGCAGCGATCCTCGGTCTCCACCTCGCCGGGCGCAGCGCAGGCGCCCTGGGCCTGTTGGGTTAG
- a CDS encoding TetR/AcrR family transcriptional regulator produces the protein MDQETNRQSVLDTPMSPAVSMTADATIAIIAEEGFDRVSVRSVAARLGVAPGTVQYRSPSRRALLTDALVRSVQRQAGRVVSHEVDSAQPETLVRALAELLPTGAVQREDAAAWVAFGAAASTRPWLADPYWEALQIMRTWVEGVLADARKAGRMRADLSPAEGARLVTAVVNGLTLDMLNAPPTEPDEVIGQLRSGLGLVLRGL, from the coding sequence ATGGACCAGGAGACGAACCGGCAATCGGTCCTCGACACCCCGATGTCACCGGCCGTGAGCATGACCGCTGACGCCACCATCGCGATCATCGCCGAGGAGGGCTTCGACCGGGTCAGTGTTCGCAGCGTGGCCGCCCGGCTCGGCGTCGCCCCGGGCACCGTTCAGTACCGCTCGCCGAGCCGGCGAGCTCTGCTGACCGACGCCCTCGTCCGCTCCGTCCAGCGCCAGGCCGGCCGTGTGGTCTCTCATGAGGTCGACTCCGCGCAGCCGGAGACTTTGGTGAGGGCTCTTGCCGAGCTGCTGCCGACCGGGGCCGTGCAGCGCGAGGACGCGGCTGCCTGGGTCGCCTTCGGAGCCGCCGCATCCACCAGGCCCTGGCTGGCCGATCCCTACTGGGAGGCGCTCCAGATCATGCGGACCTGGGTCGAGGGTGTCCTGGCCGACGCTCGGAAGGCCGGTCGTATGCGCGCGGACCTGTCACCCGCCGAGGGAGCGCGCCTGGTGACCGCCGTCGTCAATGGGCTGACCCTCGACATGCTCAACGCCCCGCCAACGGAGCCCGATGAGGTGATCGGCCAGCTGCGCTCGGGGCTGGGCCTGGTCCTGCGCGGCCTGTGA
- a CDS encoding RCC1 domain-containing protein: MTHAPLAAGRRHTVRCLPNGQVVAVGADDAGECRVLQWRGVIAVAAGSVHAAANTGRSHTLGLCDDGTVLACGWNAQGQCDVQSWRDVVAIAAGWRFSAGLRINGTVVATGRSAEGQRQVDHWREIMDISCGDWHTVAVRADGSVCSAGNNTAGQCEVHDWGRMRAVSAGYLHTLGLLGNGTVRAVGRPESWAGVEHWTDIIAVAAGSYHSIGLKADGTVVAAGRSEAGQCDVSQWRDIVAIAAGTAHTVGLRADGGVVATGSNSHGQLEVETWSGN; the protein is encoded by the coding sequence ATGACTCATGCTCCCCTGGCTGCTGGACGCAGGCACACCGTCCGCTGTCTCCCCAACGGTCAGGTGGTCGCCGTCGGAGCGGATGACGCCGGAGAGTGCCGGGTCTTGCAGTGGCGAGGCGTCATCGCCGTGGCGGCGGGCAGCGTCCATGCGGCCGCCAACACCGGCCGGTCCCACACGCTCGGCCTGTGCGACGACGGAACGGTGCTGGCCTGCGGCTGGAACGCGCAGGGGCAGTGCGACGTCCAGAGCTGGCGAGACGTCGTCGCCATCGCCGCCGGATGGAGATTCAGCGCAGGACTGCGCATCAACGGGACAGTGGTGGCGACTGGCCGCAGTGCCGAGGGGCAAAGGCAGGTCGACCACTGGCGCGAGATCATGGACATCAGCTGCGGCGACTGGCACACGGTGGCCGTTCGGGCCGACGGGAGCGTCTGCTCGGCCGGCAACAACACCGCCGGCCAGTGCGAGGTGCACGACTGGGGCCGGATGCGCGCGGTGTCCGCGGGCTACCTCCACACCCTGGGTCTGCTGGGAAACGGCACTGTTCGCGCGGTCGGACGTCCGGAGTCCTGGGCCGGGGTCGAGCACTGGACTGACATCATCGCCGTGGCGGCGGGCAGCTACCACAGCATCGGACTCAAGGCTGACGGCACCGTCGTCGCAGCAGGCAGGTCTGAGGCCGGTCAGTGCGACGTGAGCCAGTGGCGCGACATCGTGGCCATTGCGGCGGGCACGGCCCACACCGTCGGTCTCCGTGCCGACGGCGGTGTCGTCGCCACCGGCAGCAACAGCCACGGACAGCTCGAGGTCGAGACCTGGTCCGGCAACTGA
- a CDS encoding L-lactate permease, translating to MTPAVLSVLPMHTAPLAPALAAQSDTFTPSTTAVGGNVYLTAAVGLLPLVVFFVLMGVFKVATHWCALISLVIAAFTAVALFHMPVGMTVMSATQGMALGFVPIIYIIIAAVWLYNLTDVSGRSKDLKAVFNVIGKGDMRAQALIVAFSFCGLLEGLAGFGAPVAIAAAMVATLGLPKLKAAVVVMVGNAINVGFGAMAIPTTTAGKLGGQEPVTVATAMGHLTWVFCAFIPLLLLFILDGARGVKQLWPLAIVAGLATGVGHFFTPSISYELTAVLASLLGLAASYVFLLVWTPTTPDEYRSQVAADDAPDRERVILALLPYVLVVVIIATTKLWTLGVNLDKAFKATDLKIEWPGVYGQLLDAKGEASKSAVYNLQTLSNPGTWIFLTAIIVTFIYTARSVPGKFEMSVGKGFATLAKTCYTLRMAILTIAAVMALAYVMNFSGQTSAIGAALAATGAAYAFLSPALGWVGTAVAGSATSAGALFANLQATAAKGAGLDPKILLAANTIGGGLGKIVSPQNLAIASTAVDAPGTDAEILKKAAPYSIGLLLLLGTLVFLASQFGLGV from the coding sequence ATGACGCCAGCCGTCCTGTCAGTCCTGCCAATGCATACGGCACCACTCGCCCCAGCCTTGGCGGCACAGTCCGACACCTTCACGCCGTCGACCACCGCCGTGGGAGGCAACGTCTACCTCACCGCCGCCGTGGGCCTGCTGCCGCTGGTGGTGTTCTTCGTCCTCATGGGCGTGTTCAAGGTGGCCACCCACTGGTGCGCCCTCATCTCCCTGGTGATCGCGGCCTTCACCGCGGTCGCCCTGTTCCACATGCCGGTGGGCATGACGGTCATGAGCGCCACCCAGGGCATGGCCCTGGGATTCGTCCCGATCATCTACATCATCATCGCGGCCGTGTGGCTCTACAACCTCACTGACGTCTCGGGTCGCTCCAAGGACCTCAAGGCCGTGTTCAACGTGATCGGCAAGGGCGACATGCGCGCCCAGGCCCTCATCGTGGCCTTCTCCTTCTGCGGCCTGCTTGAGGGGCTGGCCGGTTTCGGCGCCCCGGTGGCCATCGCCGCCGCCATGGTGGCGACCCTGGGTCTGCCCAAGCTCAAGGCGGCCGTCGTCGTCATGGTCGGTAACGCCATCAACGTGGGCTTCGGCGCCATGGCCATTCCCACCACGACGGCCGGCAAGCTCGGCGGCCAGGAGCCGGTGACGGTCGCGACCGCCATGGGGCACCTGACCTGGGTGTTCTGCGCCTTCATCCCGCTCCTGCTGCTGTTCATCCTCGACGGCGCGCGCGGCGTCAAGCAGCTGTGGCCGCTGGCCATCGTCGCGGGACTGGCCACCGGGGTCGGTCACTTCTTCACCCCCTCGATCTCCTACGAGCTCACCGCCGTGCTGGCCTCCCTGCTGGGACTGGCCGCCTCCTACGTCTTCCTGCTGGTGTGGACCCCCACGACCCCTGACGAGTACCGCTCCCAGGTGGCCGCCGACGATGCCCCCGACCGCGAGCGCGTCATCCTGGCCCTGCTGCCCTACGTCCTGGTGGTGGTCATCATCGCCACCACCAAGCTGTGGACCCTGGGTGTCAATCTCGACAAGGCCTTCAAGGCCACCGACCTGAAGATCGAGTGGCCCGGCGTGTACGGCCAGCTCCTGGACGCCAAGGGCGAGGCCTCCAAGAGCGCCGTCTACAACCTTCAGACCCTGTCCAACCCGGGCACCTGGATCTTCCTGACCGCCATCATCGTCACCTTCATCTACACGGCGCGCTCGGTACCCGGGAAGTTCGAGATGAGTGTGGGCAAGGGCTTCGCCACGCTGGCCAAGACCTGCTACACACTGCGCATGGCGATCCTGACGATCGCCGCCGTCATGGCCCTGGCCTACGTCATGAACTTCTCCGGCCAGACCTCCGCCATCGGCGCGGCCCTGGCCGCCACGGGCGCCGCCTACGCCTTCCTCTCCCCGGCCCTGGGCTGGGTGGGGACCGCCGTGGCCGGCTCGGCAACGAGCGCGGGCGCCCTGTTCGCCAACCTGCAGGCCACCGCCGCCAAGGGGGCCGGGCTCGACCCGAAGATCCTGCTGGCCGCCAACACCATCGGTGGCGGGCTGGGCAAGATCGTCTCCCCGCAGAACCTGGCCATCGCCTCGACCGCGGTGGACGCACCCGGTACGGACGCCGAGATCCTCAAGAAGGCGGCGCCCTACTCCATCGGGCTGCTGCTGTTGCTGGGCACTCTCGTGTTCCTGGCCTCCCAGTTCGGACTGGGCGTCTGA
- a CDS encoding heavy metal translocating P-type ATPase codes for MTAHPSAAHVSPPASAPSASTPALPVDESDELSGTGGSSDARTGEGILERIEWTDVVRIVLVGLAALGAWIASAAGTPGWAVGAVGAVTLAVGCWPIIVEAVGDLRERRMSMELSMLLAIVAAAAIGEWVTALAVTVFALCAEVLEELSMDRGRDALTDLMSFLPQTARVVTAPESAESAESAETTDVPVDEVRPGQVIALSPGGRVPVDGVVRTGRADVDQSRITGEALPVQVGPGDRVPAGSITRGALELEVERVGEESSYGRIVAAVRRAQSSRAPVQRLADRLAARIVYLALAAALVTFLVTRDARATISVIIVAGACGVAAGTPLAVLAAIARAARCGAFVKDGTHLEQLSAVDTVVMDKTGTLTVGAPWVASVHPTEDAAGEDEVLALAAAAEWNSEHPIGRAIYSEAAVRDLTVPVPGDVTYSPGAGVSAHIEGRRITVGRRQAQGHQADRATTGSDDAIALSAGSDPEAPSATSVVEVRSDGQLLGTIALTDRLRQGAATAVRDLSDMGLEVLMLTGDSAASARHVAGLLGLTEDQVRADLLPTDKEEVVDSLRRAGKCVAMVGDGVNDAPALGAADVGIAMGTGTDVAREAGDVVLVGSAPADLVETVRVARRARRIIMVNFVGTVVVDVVGMIAAGLGLLGPVAAALVHVVSESAFILNSARLVPRRTRRR; via the coding sequence ATGACGGCTCACCCATCCGCTGCCCACGTGTCCCCGCCCGCCTCGGCGCCGTCGGCATCGACGCCGGCACTGCCCGTCGACGAGTCCGACGAGCTCTCCGGCACCGGCGGTTCCTCCGACGCCCGCACGGGCGAGGGGATCCTCGAGCGGATCGAGTGGACCGACGTCGTACGCATCGTCCTGGTGGGACTGGCGGCACTGGGCGCCTGGATCGCGAGCGCGGCCGGCACACCCGGCTGGGCCGTGGGCGCCGTCGGGGCGGTGACGCTGGCGGTGGGCTGCTGGCCGATCATCGTCGAGGCGGTCGGCGACCTGCGCGAACGGCGCATGAGTATGGAGCTGTCGATGCTGCTGGCCATCGTGGCGGCCGCAGCCATCGGCGAGTGGGTGACCGCCCTGGCCGTGACCGTCTTCGCGCTGTGCGCCGAGGTCCTGGAGGAGCTGTCGATGGATCGCGGGCGCGACGCCCTGACCGATCTCATGTCCTTCCTGCCGCAGACCGCGCGGGTGGTGACCGCCCCGGAGTCGGCTGAGTCCGCCGAGTCCGCCGAGACCACCGATGTCCCCGTGGATGAGGTGCGCCCGGGGCAGGTCATCGCCCTGAGCCCCGGGGGCCGGGTACCTGTCGACGGCGTCGTACGCACCGGCCGGGCCGACGTCGACCAGTCCCGGATCACCGGGGAGGCACTGCCCGTGCAGGTCGGTCCGGGCGACCGCGTCCCCGCTGGATCCATCACCCGCGGCGCCCTGGAGCTCGAGGTGGAGCGGGTCGGCGAGGAGTCCTCGTACGGGCGGATCGTGGCGGCGGTGCGCCGTGCCCAGTCGTCGCGTGCTCCGGTCCAGCGCCTGGCCGACCGTCTGGCGGCCCGCATCGTCTACCTGGCGCTGGCGGCGGCCCTCGTCACCTTCCTGGTGACACGGGACGCGCGCGCCACGATCTCGGTCATCATCGTGGCCGGGGCCTGCGGGGTGGCCGCGGGCACTCCCCTGGCGGTTCTGGCGGCCATCGCCCGCGCCGCCCGCTGCGGGGCCTTCGTCAAGGACGGCACCCATCTGGAGCAGCTCTCCGCGGTGGACACGGTGGTGATGGACAAGACCGGGACCCTCACCGTGGGCGCGCCCTGGGTCGCGAGCGTGCATCCCACCGAGGACGCCGCAGGAGAGGACGAGGTACTCGCCCTTGCGGCTGCGGCGGAGTGGAACTCCGAGCACCCGATCGGCCGGGCCATCTACTCCGAGGCCGCCGTGCGCGACCTGACGGTGCCGGTGCCGGGCGACGTCACCTACTCCCCCGGAGCCGGCGTGAGCGCCCACATCGAAGGGCGCCGGATCACCGTGGGGCGCCGCCAGGCGCAGGGGCACCAGGCAGACCGAGCCACCACCGGCTCCGATGACGCCATCGCACTGAGCGCCGGGTCCGACCCGGAGGCGCCGTCGGCCACCTCGGTGGTGGAGGTGCGGTCCGACGGACAGCTCCTGGGCACCATCGCCCTGACCGACAGGCTGCGTCAAGGGGCGGCCACCGCCGTGCGCGACCTGAGTGACATGGGGCTGGAGGTCCTCATGCTCACCGGCGACTCGGCCGCCTCCGCACGCCACGTGGCCGGCCTGCTCGGCCTGACCGAGGATCAGGTGCGCGCCGACCTGCTGCCCACCGACAAGGAGGAGGTCGTCGACTCGCTGCGCCGGGCGGGCAAGTGCGTGGCCATGGTGGGCGACGGAGTCAACGACGCCCCCGCCCTGGGCGCCGCCGACGTCGGCATCGCCATGGGAACCGGTACGGACGTGGCCCGCGAGGCCGGGGACGTGGTGCTGGTGGGATCCGCCCCGGCCGACCTGGTCGAGACCGTGCGGGTGGCCCGGCGTGCCCGGCGCATCATCATGGTGAACTTCGTGGGCACGGTGGTGGTCGACGTCGTCGGCATGATCGCCGCCGGGCTGGGGCTGCTGGGGCCGGTGGCCGCGGCGCTCGTGCACGTCGTCTCCGAATCCGCCTTCATCCTCAACTCGGCCCGACTGGTGCCCCGGCGCACCCGCAGGCGCTGA
- the glpK gene encoding glycerol kinase GlpK has translation MSPNSTEKKYVLAIDQGTTSSRAILFNHDGGIVAVDQKEHEQIFPRAGWVEHDANEIWDNIRSVVGGVLVKAQINRHEIASVGITNQRESAVVWDKNTGEPVYNVIVWQDTRTQRICDRLAGEDGPDKYKDRVGLGLATYFAGPKVAWVLENVEGARERAEAGDLLMGTMDTWTLWNLTGGVNGGVHATDVTNASRTMLMNIDTLDWNPEICADMGIPVSMLPEIRPSSGIFGHGRKNGLLVDTPISGILGDQQAATFGQACFEKGQAKNTYGTGCFMLMNTGTTPVRSENGLLTTVCYQIGDEPAVYALEGSIAVAGSLVQWLRDNLGIIADSKDIEALASSVEDNGGAYFVPAFSGLFAPHWRPDARGALVGLTRYVNKAHIARAVEESTAYQTREVLEAMNADSGQALTELKVDGGMTRDELLMQFQADQVGVPVVRPKVAETTALGAAYASGIAVGFWSGTQDVIDNWAEDKRWEPTMEEAERERLFRNWNKAVQRTLDWVDEDVVE, from the coding sequence GTGAGCCCCAACAGCACTGAGAAGAAGTACGTCCTGGCCATCGATCAGGGTACGACCTCCTCACGCGCCATCCTGTTCAACCACGACGGAGGGATCGTCGCCGTCGACCAGAAGGAGCACGAGCAGATCTTCCCGCGCGCCGGCTGGGTCGAGCACGACGCGAACGAGATCTGGGACAACATCCGCTCCGTCGTCGGCGGGGTGCTGGTCAAGGCGCAGATCAACCGCCACGAGATCGCATCGGTGGGCATCACCAACCAGCGCGAGAGCGCCGTCGTGTGGGACAAGAACACCGGCGAGCCCGTCTACAACGTCATCGTCTGGCAGGACACCCGCACCCAGAGGATCTGCGACCGCCTGGCCGGCGAGGACGGCCCGGACAAGTACAAGGACCGCGTCGGCCTGGGTCTGGCCACCTACTTCGCCGGCCCCAAGGTCGCCTGGGTCCTGGAGAACGTCGAGGGCGCCCGCGAGCGCGCCGAGGCCGGCGACCTCCTCATGGGCACCATGGACACCTGGACGCTGTGGAACCTCACCGGCGGGGTCAACGGCGGCGTGCACGCCACCGACGTCACCAACGCCTCGCGCACGATGCTCATGAACATCGACACCCTGGACTGGAACCCGGAGATCTGCGCGGACATGGGCATCCCCGTCTCCATGCTCCCCGAGATCCGGCCATCCTCCGGCATCTTCGGCCACGGCCGCAAGAACGGTCTGCTGGTGGACACACCCATCAGCGGCATCCTCGGCGACCAGCAGGCTGCGACCTTCGGGCAGGCCTGCTTCGAGAAGGGCCAGGCCAAGAACACCTACGGCACCGGCTGCTTCATGCTCATGAACACTGGCACCACCCCGGTGCGCAGTGAGAACGGGCTGCTGACCACCGTGTGCTACCAGATCGGGGACGAGCCGGCCGTCTACGCCCTGGAGGGCTCGATCGCCGTGGCCGGCTCACTGGTGCAGTGGCTGCGCGACAACCTGGGCATCATCGCCGACTCCAAGGACATCGAGGCCCTGGCCTCCAGCGTCGAGGACAACGGCGGGGCCTACTTCGTGCCGGCCTTCTCCGGGCTGTTCGCCCCGCACTGGCGTCCCGACGCCCGCGGCGCCCTGGTAGGCCTGACCCGCTACGTCAACAAGGCGCACATCGCCCGGGCCGTGGAGGAGTCGACCGCCTACCAGACCCGCGAGGTCCTCGAGGCCATGAACGCCGATTCAGGGCAGGCCCTCACCGAGCTGAAGGTCGACGGCGGCATGACCCGCGACGAGCTGCTCATGCAGTTCCAGGCCGACCAGGTGGGCGTGCCCGTGGTGCGTCCGAAGGTCGCCGAGACCACGGCGCTGGGGGCCGCCTACGCCTCCGGTATCGCCGTGGGCTTCTGGTCGGGCACCCAGGACGTCATCGACAACTGGGCCGAGGACAAGCGCTGGGAGCCGACCATGGAGGAGGCCGAGCGCGAGCGGCTCTTCCGCAACTGGAACAAGGCCGTCCAGCGCACCCTGGACTGGGTCGACGAGGACGTGGTCGAGTAG